The DNA segment GCAGATTGGCTGAAAGCTGTAAGTGCCACGAAGCGCTAAAATGGGCGCTACAGAGCTCAGGAGGATCGAATGGTCGCACGACGATCGCCTCGCCGCTCCCTCCAGCTGGCCGAGATCGGCGCCAACATCCGGCGGTGGCGAGCCGTGAACGGGATGACCGCGTCCTCGCTCGCCGAGCGGGCGGGCGTCACCCGCGAGACGCTGCGCCGCCTGGAGGCGGGGGACGGCTCGGCCCGCCTCGACTCCGTCGTCGCGGTCCTCGGGGCGCTCGGCATCGCGGACTCCCTCGTCCAGGCGACCGACCCCTACCGCAGCGAGACGGCACGGGCCCGCATCGACGCGATCCTCGGCGCCGGCGGCT comes from the Rathayibacter festucae DSM 15932 genome and includes:
- a CDS encoding helix-turn-helix domain-containing protein, yielding MVARRSPRRSLQLAEIGANIRRWRAVNGMTASSLAERAGVTRETLRRLEAGDGSARLDSVVAVLGALGIADSLVQATDPYRSETARARIDAILGAGGSV